The genomic interval aggacaggccaatttttttaaccccttaaggaccaggctattttttggtttcacattttcgttttttccctcctcacctttcacgagccataactttttcatttttcggtTCCCATAGTCGCATgacggcttattgtttgcgggacacattgcactttgtaatggcgccattCACTAGGCTGTGCAATGTACGGGGAAGCCGGCAaataattcagaatgaggtgcaattggagaaaaaaaaaatgcatttgcgccatttttatatgggtttaatttttacagcgttcacagtttggtacaaatgacgCGTTACCTGTgctctacgtgtcagtacaaacacggtgatgccaaatttatagagtgtttttaatgtttttatactttttaaaaaaaatgaaaaactttgcaaaatagaaaaataaaaatttgtcgccatgttctgacacctgtaactttttcatagttACATGTACGGAGATGGGtgcggtgtctttttatgcgggacaagatgacgtttctattgataccatttggggaaagatctgacgGTTTCATCACTTTATATTCAATTTTTGATAGGAGGcaaagtgtcttttttttttttttttgccgccaCACCGttcatagtacaggataaatattttaatagttcggggattttggagcgcggggagacCTAATgtttgtttaatgttctttatttacttttatatctgatctagggaaaggggggggatttgaacttttatttatttttttaatacttttaaaaacttttttttttttttcttcttttacatttatgatcagaccccttaggtaccttgaaacctcaggggtctgatcgctcatacagtactacagtattgcagtgaatagcaaaatcacagcagttctattagaggctgcctccggCATCGTGCAATAGAACCGATAGGCTTCTGactgtcatagcaactgatcgCCGCCCTtcggtgacgttcaggagggcagaAAATGGCGGCACCCGTGCCGCCTGCACaatttacacgctgcggtcacgtttgaccgcagtttgtaaagggttaacagcagcaatCGGTGCGGGCAGGTCTAGGCTGTGTTACATGGAGctagctcagctcctgagctcgctccatacatccccatgcgactcttgatgtaatactacgtcaaaggtcgctaaggggttaatataatttgtaataaaaatatttaaaatgaaATAATGGGCTGTCCTATTCTCTATGTgcacaggtgacccctcctcaCTATTATTATAGGGTATGGCAGACGGCAGCACTACAGCCCCATAGACGTGACTGGAGCCACAGTCATACATGTGCACTAGCCCTTGACATTGCTGGTGGTCCCGGCCGACTGCTGATCTACCTGTGGTTGGCGGTCTCGCTTTTAGTTGTTGGAATGGGTGATCTGTGTCCAATCCTTAATTCCTCCTCATTGCATAACCAcattaaggcctagttcacatctgcgttcagggagtctgcttggggtctCCACTGAACAGAATCCTATACACATTAGAAATCCGTTACCTGGAAAACCcgcagattataatggagtccttatggtttgcaaaaaaaacatccggagagagaagtcctgcaggcAGCCCTCTTCTCTGCgcttgttttgtgtggaaaccacagcgactccattatagtcatggggtccacgggtttccgtaGGGAattgttttttaatgtgtttaggtttccattctggggtccccaagcggactacctgaatgcagatgtgaaccaggcagaaGGATgccatgcttaaagaggacctttcatcagatcaggcacatgcagtgttatatactactggaaagctgacagtgcgctgaattcagcgcactatcggctttcccggtctgtgcccggtgtaaagcgctatcggtcccgggaccgtagcgctttagtgtcagaagggcgtttctgacagtctgtcaagaacgtccttctgccttgcggcgcctatctcgctgtactgtggaggcccccccctcctcacagtgctcgtccatagatgagtgttatcaggagagggagggaacgttcctccccgctccacagtacagcgctataggcgccgcaaggcagaaggacgttcctgacagactgtcagaaacgcccttctgacactaaagcgctacggtcccgggactgatagcgctttacaccgggcacagatcgggaaagccgacagtgcgctgaattcagctttccaacagtatatagaactgcctgtgcccaatctgatgaaaggtccactttaaggatgGCTCCGTTCACACCACACCCCACTGACGTCATGAATTTAGTGGGGGCGGAGGTGTTTGGTGTCAGGGCACCTATAAAGTGTATTACACTGCTGGATATTCCAGGAAAATCCCTCTATCATCCAGCGCGTTTCAGTTCTCACTTGTGCACAGACTATGCTGTATTTGTTGGCGgtcatggtggtggtggtgggggggatacTTGGCAGGTATGTGGTTATTGGGTCCTATAGACGTAGCAATGTCTGAAAAGACAGAAGTGGTTGTATATGTCCGAGCACCTGCTCCTGATACACTGCagaagccttaaagggaatgtgtcacctgaATATGCCTTTAAAATCCAGTCATTTTCACACTGTAATAGGCTGACACTTGCCAATGCTGTAggggatttctttgcagcagtccccTCATTTACATCAGACAGGATTGAGTCTGCACCAGACGACGGCCGCctaaggccatgagactgctgtaaatgCAAGTTATATCAGCGGGATCACGTACAGAAATAGAAAGGCTTCCCCACTTCAGTACTGGACAGCTCTTACTATAGTCTGGACTCCATGATGTCTGGGGAAAAGGAGATCAGGCTGCACAATTCAGTGTGCCCTGTATGGCAGACATCATGGCAGCCCCGGGACCGCTGAGGGGAAACCTGCAGGATACAAGTCATGTCCTGGCTGAACATCGTGTTACTTCTCACACACTCAGCTTGGCAGAGGTTGCTGCAGGGTTAGTTAGACTGTAAAGTAAATATTAATTTAGAGATCTGCAACTAATGAAGAGGAGAAGTAACCGGTGGCGAGTAGTAAAGCGGATACATCTACTTACAAGAGCTTAGTGTTTGGGCCTTGTCCGTAGTCGTGGGCATGTACAGCGCTCTTCGCTATGTTGTCGTGCCCTATAGGACTAGTCAGAAGATTTGGCTACTTGCAAGATTTTTATTTCATTACTATAAGCTGCCATGTGTCTTAGAGGGTCAttgtttcatactgatgacctatccatcctTTGGGGCCGATAAATCCCTCAATGGCTGCCATTTTGGCCAAATGTGTTCAAAACCAAACCCAGCCGCAGTGGCCAATGGTCTCCTGACTTACTTGACAGTTATTGGGGTACAGATGGGTTGCGGAGTTGGATTTCGACATGGCTGATACTTTTGAGGGGAGACAAACCAACACCAGAGGTGTCTAGCATCGGTCGCCTCCCCTCGCCCAAAACCCATCCAAACTTGGCCACGTGTGTTGGGGTTAAAAGGAATAGCTGGTGACTGAGCGTTAGGTTGTTGGTTGTCTTTGTATGAACGTACAGACACCCTGCTATTCTGTACAGCGTATTTGGGTACATCAGATGTAATGTTATGGGGCTGTCCAGTCACTTATAGTTATCACCTATTACTGTTTCTATACCACGCCATTGTATCTGTAGGTGATTTTAGACGGGTTCCCATGTTATGTAGCAGGAAGTAAAAATCATCTGCCTCTTGTGAAGTCTCTATGTTCTAGTACATGTGTAGGATTAAACATGCCTGGACCCGGCTGGACCCTTATTGCCTGTGTCCAATGGGAAGCTTCAATGTGCAGCCTCTATAATTGTATATAATGTCTTGCAGGGCAAGTTGGACGACTACCAGGACCGAATGAACAAAGGAGAACGGCTGAATCAGGACCAACTGGTGAGTACAGAAATGACCGCAttgtaataatattttatttctatagcgccaacatattccgcagcgctgtacaatttgtagggttcaaatacagacagaaagatacataacaaagaaagtcatttcacacaatgggactgagggccctgctcacaagagcttacaatctatgaggtagagggggtgacacaagaggtagcaggggcggtattgcttatacaggggtcagataattctgtaatagaggtgactgtcattacacaaacataaaactgtatgagccgtcaccagtcgtgtcctgtaacatgtggatggagcttggacctatagagttagcctgagatgacatcatatcatgtggggtaatgtgggagcggggacagaggagggttcattttagggaatctaattatagtacggaagggtttacattaggaattgtgatcggcctgtctgataaggtGTGTTTTTactttgcgtttgaagctgtagaaattgggagttaatctgattgtccggggtagagcattccagagaagtggtgcagctcgggagaagtcttgtatacgagcgggggaggttctgataatagaggatggaagtgttaggtcattgagtgagcggagagcacgggttgggcggtagactgagatgagggaggaaatgtaaggaTAGGACCGCGTGGCTCGTGGTCGTTGTAGGTGTCACAGTCTACAGTAGTGTGGATGACATTTGCAATGACAATTTTGCAGCAGAAGGCATTTGGTTGACACTCGGGGACATCCAAAAGCCTTCTGTGACGTACTCTCATCTATGGGGGGCTCCTGAACCATTCTGTTCCATGGATAGGACCTTCTCTATAATCATGGGAGACCTTTGCCCTGAACATTTGCTTTTCTGCACTAGGCCTTACTGACCCGAATGAGAAGGGTCTTACCATCTGAGCAGCTCCGGCCTAAAGGATAATTGTTCATCCGCTGCTTTAATATCAGCCCTGGCTTTAGTGTTGAGAAATCGGTTGCAATGGACATGAGTGGAATAACTTTGcagcagtttcactttgataTTGGTATCGGTTTCCaggaagctttgtggcttgttctCCATTCTCGCACACTAGTTCAGTCTCGGTCACCAGagctcccataatgcactgctctcCTGTCTGTACAGTCCATAAAACCCCTCATGAAATTTAGTTGTACAAGATAAGATAAAGGTTCCCATAAAAACTGCAGCAGCTCGGTCAATGGAATATTGTGAAATGTTTTGGAGCAGAGTTCACGTTTATGTTTCGTCTGTCCTTAGGATGCGGTGGCGAAATATCAAGAGGTTGTAACAAACATGGAATTTGCTCGTGAGCTTCAAAGAAGTTTCATGGCTTTGGGGCAAGATGTAAGTAATTGACTTTACCCGTACTACCAAGTTCTTACATTGTGGCCTCTTTACCTGGAGGGTGCCCAGGGTGCGACCACCATCTGatatgtcctatcctaaggaacTAGGGCCCCGCTCCAAACTTTAACCCTTATTCTAATGGATACAACATTACTCCATTTTAGATTCAGAAAACTATCAAAAAGACGGCTCGGCGGGAGCAGCTCATGCGGGAAGAAGCGGAACAGAAACGTTTAAAGACGGTGCTAGAGCTCCAGTTCATCTTGGACAAGCTCGGCGACGAGGAAGTCCGCAACGACTTGAAGCAAGGTGTAAACAGCGTTCCGGTTTTGTCGGAGGAAGAGCTGAGCCTGTTGGATGAGTTCTACAAGCTGGTGGAACCTGATCGGGACCCAACTGTAAGGTGAGATGGAACCGGTTTGGATTTGTTTGGACAGCCGTGTTCTGTGGGGTGCAATGCAACTACCCCCAACTGAAAGGGTctgtgggacccccacagatcagctgtttgaaggagcAACGCTCTCTGAATGGCAGCTCAGCTTCACAGACAATGCAatgtcatgttcatcagtcacaggACCTGTTGCTGACCTGTAATACCAGGCATGGCCACTGTACAATGTGCAGGCCCCTGTCCTGTACAAATTGGTTACTTGAAGATGTAGGAACCTAAAATGTGACCACCTTCCTTCTTTTTGATTAGGTTGACGGAGCAGTATGAACAGGCGTCTATTCACCTGTGGGATGTTCttgaaggaaaagacaaggccGTCTGTGGAACCACATGTAAGACTTGTGTAGATCGTGtgactgggggaggggggatcagcGTCTCCTCCAGAAATGTCCATTTGTTGGGCCCTCTTTAGTCTATGACGCTGCCGTTGGCTGTGTTgccttttctgtctcttccttagTCAGCAGTGACCCGGGCGCGGTgccagctctgccctctcagcAGTATTGTTGCTGATGCACACAGCGTGCCCTCTTTCTAGAAATCCGATTAGAAGCTGATAAGTTCATGTGTTCCTGGTCAAAGGCAACAACTCTGCTTCATTTTGAAGGTTTCTCTTCAGATGGCAGTGCTGAGGTTCTGGCCTCCATTGGGTTCACTTCACAACCCTTCCTTGCCGAATCTCGGGGTCATGTGATATGAGGGGGTTTCGCTGCCTCCTCTCAGGTTTCACAGATGGGTAGGTTACCTTGACTATGAGGACTGGCTTTACTTTAAGCTTCCAGCCTCCTTATCAAAGGTAACTACCTGCCTTTGTAACCTGGAGAGAAGATGGAGTTCCCTGGGGACCTGGTGTCCCTTACTATCCCATGACCCAAGGTCAGAACCCTCAGGTCAAGCATGGCGGGCGAAGGGAGTAAAATGGAACTCCCTTGTAAGGACTGGTGGGGACTTAGCAGCTGCAGCATATAAAGGATCACACCCTTTGTTCTGAGAATTCACACAAACTTCAAGCAGATGCTTTAGCGCCTTGTGGTAGCCATGATGGTCAATCTGGGCCATTGAGTCTTTTAATCCTTTCGGATGACTTTAGTCCCACAATGTCCTGGGTGTACACATGCATGTTCTCTATAGGGAGAGGGGGCTAAGCGGCTGCCTGACCCCAGGTATGGGTTATCAAATTGAGCAAAGGGTCAGATATGTTGAAATTCAGTATCTTCCTGCTCCCAATATGTGTCGGCACAGCACTGTACACACAACATGGTTGCATTTAGTCTCTGTATAGTTACACATGTGAGCTGATAAGGGCTTGTCTTTGTTTTTCTAGATAAAACCCTGCATGATCTTCTGGATCGCGTCCTTCAGAGCGGATATTTTGATAGCCCCCAGAATCATCACAATGGACTGTGTGAGGAAGAGGAAGCCCTTGCAGTGCCGCCTGCAGAAGAACAAGCGCCGGAGCTTGGTAATCCTTTCATGGCCGCGTCCACTACTCTGCCATAGTGTGTGTTATTAATAGACGGATGATCTATTTGTAGAGCACTTAAGATATTGATGGGCTATCTTTACAATAAGTCATCAATACCAGATCTGTCCGGGATTACTTCTGGCACCCTGCTGACCAGCAACTAAAGGGGCTGTGGCAATTTCACTAGCGCCACATCCATATATTTGGGTTTTGTGGCTCAGGCCCATTCTCTTAAATAGAACTGAGCTCTGGAACCAGGCTTATACATATACACAGGAATAGGGGGGTTGTACCTTTAAATTTGGAAAGTgctttgcatatatttttttttcctggaaataaatattattttccCTCTTCCCCTTAGAACCCGAAACTGTGGAGGAATATGCTGAGCCCACTGAAGTAGAGTCCACTGAGGTAAGGCTCGCAATGCGTTCTCTTGGCTGACTTGCTGATGCCGGTGGCGCACTAGACAGCAGTCAGCAGTTTGGGGATGGCGCTGTCTTGCCCAGCAGTTGGCGGGGGGGGGATAATGTCTCTCCTGGCATACTACTCTATGGCTATTAGTTCAGTACCTGCAGCTTGTCTGATGCTTTCAGGTCTGGTTGCTCCCGTTTCCTCCTATATAGTCTTGACTTTCATGTTCTTTCCGCTTTTTGCTCTTTTGATCCTCCTGTACAATTACATTCGTCGGCCTCTACAGCTTCTTTTGTGCTTTCATTTTCTCCTACAGTTTGTGAACAGACAGTTCATGGCTGACAACCAGTTCAGCAGTGAGAAGGAACAAGTCGATGACTGGACAGTAGAAACTGTTGAAGTAAGTGACTGACTCTTCCTACGCCCTCTTATTTCGGAAAGTCCTGAGAAGTAACTTGTCATCATCTTCTTGGTACAAATTTAGTGTTTTCTTCTTGCACTTGGTGCATTCCCATGTCTACTCTATCACTATGTTCCCCTGGCAAGATGACTTGCTTTCTGCATGCTTTCCTGCACAGCACCTTGCCAACCAAGCCCTCACACATTGTTGGTTTCTGTTCATGTTTCCAAGGGCAGGAACAGAACCCATTCATCTATATTCACGCATCCCATTACTTTTCTCCTGCATATTattccacaggaaaaaaaaatcagaagccTGCACTGgcttgtttgcagctcagtccctttcaagtgaatgggactgcattgcaataccaagcacaaacaaacaaaaaaagctgtgtttccacaacataggCCTCAGACTAAATGAGTGCCATCTTGTGTGTAACTTAGCGGGTGCAGGAGCCAACAGTTTGGTTTGTTACATCTATGATTGTACTTTTGTTTAAAGGTtgtgaactctctccagcaacagCAGGTGGCATCCCCTCCGAATCCCGAGCCCCTCCAGCTAAACGCTATCCCTCAAGTTCAGCCTGACCCCATTGTCCGAAGGCAGAGGGTTCAGGATCTGATGGCCCAAATGCAAGGTCCCTACAATTTCATGCAGGTTAGTAGGAAGCCTTTCCTTGCAGCAGATATTGCAGCACTTGTCAGACACTTACATCAGTTCTGCCTTCCTAGGATTCTATGTTGGACTTTGATAACCAACCAATTGACCCAGCCATTGTATCTGCACAACCCATGAACCCAGCGCAAAGCTTGGATCTGCCACAGATGGTTTGTCAGCCCGGTGAGTGAACTTGAgatatataataattattattattcactgTTAATGAACAGACTGTTGTGCAACTAACCTTCCTCTCTCTTGCTCTAGTTCACTCTGAGCCCCGGCTATCCCAACCCAACCAAGGTCCAGATAGCACGCAGGTGAGTTAATGCTCGCAGTTAGGACGTGGTGATCTTAGCCTGGCTTTATTTTGCTTACCTGATCTATAGTCAGATATTAGCAACTTATTAATTTGCCTCCACATTTGTCTCCTCCGCGGACAGCCCTGCTGTATTGAGGCTGGTGGAGAGGCATGTGATGTGACCCTTCCCCATGGtcgctctagatcaggggtagggaacgtacggctctccagctgttgcaaaactacaactcccagcatgcatacttgctctgctgttctggaaactcccatggaagtgaatggagcatgctgggagttgtagtttcacagcagctggagagccaaaggttccctacccctgctctagatcctGTTCTTACCTAGATTTGCTTTACTTCTTTTCAAGGTTTCTTTGGTATCTTCCACTAGCGAAGGCTATCCTGGTTCTGCACAGATGTACCAAACATCTCATCCCACAGAACAGAGGTCCCCAAAAGATGCCTTGGAGCAAATTCAGGTAGCGTACCGCCATGCTGCCGTCTTCAAAAGCCCTCCTGCCCTTTTCTCTTTGAAGACCCTTCTCTAAAGCCACTTGTCTTATTTGCAGGCATCTCTCACCTTAAGTACAGACCCCACACAAACTTCCTCGTCGCTCACCGCTGCTTCCCCACCTCAGGTGTTTCAGACTGGGTCCAACAAGCCGCTGCACAGCAGTGGTATCAATGTGAACGCTGCTCCATTCCAGTCCATGCAGACGGTAGGTTTATCATATTAAGATGGCGGTGGTATGAACAGGCTAACCTGTACACTTTGTAGATGTAACGGCCACAGCTTCAATGTATGTGTCTTTGTACCGTAGGTATTTAATATGAATGCGCCTGTCCCTCCTGTGAATGAGGCCGATACCCTGAAACAGAACCAATACCAAGCCGGTTACAATCAGTCTTTCCCTGGTCAGCCTCACCAAGTGGAACAATCTGAACTTCAACAAGAGCAGCTACAAACAGGTAAGATGGCCGCCAATGTCCACTAGGTTGGAAAGAACCAGTCTCTTGTAATGGAGGTTTAAACAGATTTTCCAGGATATGTATATTGGTGACCGATGCTTGGGGTAGGTCATTGATATGTGATCAGTGTTggactcccaccgatcagctggcCGCAGATTCTACCTTGTGCGGATGTCCCAATGGGACCGAGCTGCCAAGCACAGCTGCTACAATATGTATGGGGGTGTTTGGCCTAAATGctgattgtgggggtcctgggtgttggaccttcGCCGAGGGGTTGCACCACTATCAACTGTACGGTTTTTAGACTTTCCAGATACAATTTCAAGCCTTGCTTTTTATCCTTCACATTGTTTTAGTGGTAAACCCTTACCATGCAGCATCGGA from Leptodactylus fuscus isolate aLepFus1 chromosome 7, aLepFus1.hap2, whole genome shotgun sequence carries:
- the CAPRIN1 gene encoding caprin-1 isoform X2 encodes the protein MPSATSSKAVPGSGEAAATGTGNIQSEAMKQILVVLDKKIRNLEKKKGKLDDYQDRMNKGERLNQDQLDAVAKYQEVVTNMEFARELQRSFMALGQDIQKTIKKTARREQLMREEAEQKRLKTVLELQFILDKLGDEEVRNDLKQGVNSVPVLSEEELSLLDEFYKLVEPDRDPTVRLTEQYEQASIHLWDVLEGKDKAVCGTTYKTLHDLLDRVLQSGYFDSPQNHHNGLCEEEEALAVPPAEEQAPELEPETVEEYAEPTEVESTEFVNRQFMADNQFSSEKEQVDDWTVETVEQQQVASPPNPEPLQLNAIPQVQPDPIVRRQRVQDLMAQMQGPYNFMQDSMLDFDNQPIDPAIVSAQPMNPAQSLDLPQMVCQPVHSEPRLSQPNQGPDSTQVSLVSSTSEGYPGSAQMYQTSHPTEQRSPKDALEQIQASLTLSTDPTQTSSSLTAASPPQVFQTGSNKPLHSSGINVNAAPFQSMQTVFNMNAPVPPVNEADTLKQNQYQAGYNQSFPGQPHQVEQSELQQEQLQTVVNPYHAASDQSHQATAGHQQAQQQNAGFPRNSQPFYNNRGMPRGGQRGSRGLMNGYRGPSNGFRGGYDGYRPAFSNTPNSGYSQPQFNAPRDYTNNYQRDGYQQNFKRGTGQGGPRGAPRGRGGPPRPSRGMPQMTSQQVN
- the CAPRIN1 gene encoding caprin-1 isoform X1, whose amino-acid sequence is MPSATSSKAVPGSGEAAATGTGNIQSEAMKQILVVLDKKIRNLEKKKGKLDDYQDRMNKGERLNQDQLDAVAKYQEVVTNMEFARELQRSFMALGQDIQKTIKKTARREQLMREEAEQKRLKTVLELQFILDKLGDEEVRNDLKQGVNSVPVLSEEELSLLDEFYKLVEPDRDPTVRLTEQYEQASIHLWDVLEGKDKAVCGTTYKTLHDLLDRVLQSGYFDSPQNHHNGLCEEEEALAVPPAEEQAPELEPETVEEYAEPTEVESTEFVNRQFMADNQFSSEKEQVDDWTVETVEVVNSLQQQQVASPPNPEPLQLNAIPQVQPDPIVRRQRVQDLMAQMQGPYNFMQDSMLDFDNQPIDPAIVSAQPMNPAQSLDLPQMVCQPVHSEPRLSQPNQGPDSTQVSLVSSTSEGYPGSAQMYQTSHPTEQRSPKDALEQIQASLTLSTDPTQTSSSLTAASPPQVFQTGSNKPLHSSGINVNAAPFQSMQTVFNMNAPVPPVNEADTLKQNQYQAGYNQSFPGQPHQVEQSELQQEQLQTVVNPYHAASDQSHQATAGHQQAQQQNAGFPRNSQPFYNNRGMPRGGQRGSRGLMNGYRGPSNGFRGGYDGYRPAFSNTPNSGYSQPQFNAPRDYTNNYQRDGYQQNFKRGTGQGGPRGAPRGRGGPPRPSRGMPQMTSQQVN